The Liolophura sinensis isolate JHLJ2023 chromosome 6, CUHK_Ljap_v2, whole genome shotgun sequence genomic sequence GACATGAGCTCATCCAGGACAAGAACGCCATCAAGTCTGTATGAATCTGTGCCACTGGCTGAGCAGCACAGCCTCACAGGACACTGTTTCTCTCGCTCTGACACCTCTGAGGACACTGTGGACACTGAATATTCTGAGCAAGGTTtgtattaaaatcatttatttttagcTTTTGCTGAATATTTCTTCAGGTATTTCTTCCTTGCAAATGTAAATgaacacatctacatgtatgctcaatTTGACTTGCTTTAAACCAGCAGTCATTGGCCTGTGATCAAAGGTGTATGATGGAAAACCAGAAAAAAGACTTGATGTTTTGCCAAAACATACAATTAAAGAAGAATTACATGTTTTTTGCAAAGCTGAAAAACAGTGCGGTAATCTCAATGTGGAATTAAAGAATTAAGACATCAAATGCAGCTGGactgaataaattttaaactacaagttacatgtacaccccTTGGAACAGTGTTTTCAGTTGGTTGCTCCAATGTACAACAgttctgagatctgtttcattcttcccatcTTAGCTTTTGGAAATACAGATCTGTGCTCTttcattcactaacctggaacttgaTCTTTTTGAGTGTGCTCTCCTCcatatgtcaaagctgtaccAAGATGCTTCAAAGACATGTCTATTTTAACACCATAGCGATTTCATGTTCATATTACCTAATTATTCAGGAGTAATAAAGCCCATAATGTCATAATTAACACAAGTGTACTTGGTGCATCTACAGCAAGTTAACCTTTGATAACTCTCACTTTTGATTCAAGTCAGCCGCACTTGACAGCATCTAGAAAAAGATAAATTCTGGAACCTTTAGATTAAAATCAAGAAGTTCCACATCATATTCAGGGCGATTGACCACATGTTTTGGgaacttttttctttgtgtttcaaTAATGAACAGAAGGAACTTTGAGGAAATACCTCAAAAAATTGATGAATGCATCATTtagacaacttaaaactatgcataaatgtactttcatttattttttagaccTTTTGTGAAGAtagttcaaatgtttgaattctaaggtggactTTCTGGACCATACTATCTGAGTTTAGGGACTCTGATGCCACAGGGACCCATTAGTAAAATGTTGCTGAAATAATGCTCTCAAAAATACCTTCTTTCTGATCAACATCAGcaataattttcagttgtctctctgatgaatcttacttcatattttagctttctaaACTACTGTGAAAGAAGATGATCTtaaatttgagtgagtgagtgcttggggtttaacgtcgtactcaacaatttttcagtcatatgatgacgaaggagtccttaaaatgcatgtaatttgAGGATAACAGTCCACCCTAGCATTGAAGCGTGTGCTTTAAAAATGGCAATGGCAATTTGCTATGCTAACCAAGTTGCTGCATCAGTTACATTTGcattgattattgttttttaaATCCCACATCATGAGAGCCAGGTCTGACAGCTATGGGCCACTTGAAATTGtcttttcattcaaaatatagCAAAAATAGAAAGGCATGTCTTTATAGTTCAATGACTCTTATCAGCCAATAAAAGCCAGCTGACTTTGATCGTACGgcggaaggtctgacagcaacttttGGATGGTTGGGGGTTTCATCCTGGCTCtattcggtttcctcccaacatatgCTGGCAACtgtcgtgcaagtgaaatattcttgtggtTTTAGGCGGTAGTACTTATTagcccgtggctcagttggttagcacattagcacagcgtaatgaccaaggagcctctcaccaatgtgatcgctgtgagttcaagtccagctcatgggtttccgccaggctgtgtccggttcctcccaccataatgctggctgctgtcgtatatgtgaaatattcttgagtacggcataaaacatcaatcaaataaacaaataaatattacccaGTGAATACATGGATCTTGCATATGTCCCTTTCCACTTACAgtctgagaggaagccagcatgagctggacttgaactcacagcaacagcattggtgtgaggctcctgggtcgttgcACTACACTGACGTGCTAActcccttggccacggaggcaaACTCCTTACTGTGTTCAGATATTTCAGGCTTTAATTACAAGTTAAGAATTTCATGAAGAACTGGACATATACTTAGGCTATATAACATTGTCTATTCTTCAATCTAAACAGGTTTAGAAACTCTTGTTTGAGAATATTTTTAACTCagttgtacaaagtacaggtgtAATTAATGTCGTGCCCTGAGCATCAGGGTCCATTGACAGTGGAAACAGAGGTAAATGCTAAAGATAGTGTCTTCAAAAGTAATGCATGAGCTCAAGTTGTGCACGCATGTAAAACATGGTAATAAGaggaaaatgttttatgttCTGTTGTAAATTACTAAATTCACAACTGAACCTTTTGTGTATTggaatcagtgttaaagtaaACGTTAAAGGTGATATCTCAATACTGCATCAGCAgcattgagctcagggtttgcataCATTCGAAGCACAATAACAGGAGGGGGAAGTTACATTGTGATTCCCTGGgtgcatatttattattataaactgGGATACAATATGACATTCATTGGAATTGATGTTAGGGTAAGTGTTAACGGCGGTATCTGAAAAAgtgctgcatgtattgagctcagatTTTACATATGGTGTTACCCACAGTAACCTCTGGAGGATGTCCCTTGTTGATACTCTGTGCTTGTGTAAATTACCGTAAAGTGCAAAAGTCATGGCTGTCACATATCATAATTCTTCAACAGGCAGAGAAGAAATCATCTCGGAAACAGAAGAAGTGTTCAAAAATAAGGTAGGTCTTTTGGTTTTTGTCTTTCAAATGGAATATTCTCTCAACCAAATGGAGCTACAATCAAAACAAACCATCACCAGCATCAACATGACTGCAAGAACAAACCCTTTGaatatatctttaaaaaaattgtgGTTCAGAAACGCTGTCTATAGGATTGTCATGCTGACCTACTTAAGTCAAATTCAGATATATGGGCTGAGCAGGAATCCAGGATAAAAGCGCCGGCGATCAGAAGCCCGGTGGACAAAAGCTCAGCTGACAAAAATCCTCAGCGGACAAAAACCCTACAAAACATATTTGACAGTCTcacaaacatgatgttaaatatttgttaatgTGAATTCTTATAGTGTGCCTAAAAAATTGTCATCAAAGCATATTTCACTCTGTCGCTCGGCTTTCTTCTCATAAGCGTTGTACGAGTACATTTTCAGAACAGTATCGCCAAAAATGAGTGTCTCTGATGTCACTAATATTATTATCGAATGCTTTTTGTCGAGACAATACAAGTTTACTCTGCCactatatttaatttgtttggaTAAAAAATTTCAGCATAGCATGTAGGTTATAGCTTACTACAATTATTAAACAGTATCGCTTGGCAGCTGCAATAAGGTTTGCATTTAGATTCGGTTTACAGGCATCtgtaaaatttgtctttttAGAATTTCTAACACAAGTTGCAATACAGCACTGAGCAGTTGTTTACCATACTTGTagatttttttagttttcaaatAAGTCTGGAATGGAAGTCGAGCATTCTGTATACCACTTAGAGGTATATAGCTCTTTCTGATGTCATCaaaaacagttagaatacatGGAGGTTGAAGTAAGAAGAGGTCCTATAGATTGAAAACATACattgaaatctgaaacgtcacttcagtgagaatgtttcaagttttctcaaaGAACTTTTACCATATACACTAAATACTAATCGAGGAGGTGTGCCGGGGGTTTTGTCCACGTAGTTTTTGTCTCGTAGGACTTTTGTCCATCCCCTGCTGAGCAGGATATAATTTAATGTTCTCTTTTACAATATTGTTCAAACAGCAAATACTGACAGACTAGACCTTCTCCTCGTACCCACCACTTATGGAAGTTACCTTGTCACTCACTCAATGTATTAACGGACATTCAACCAGCATGGCCGAGCCCTTACTTATGTTAATTATCTGGCTTAGACAAGGAAAGGTTTTTGTTGGTGTTGTCTTGCACTCAGGCCCAGTGTTAAAAGATGTTACCCAATGTAACCCATGGGTTCAGAAGGGGTCTGCCTATTATGCAGAGCATTTGCAGGATTGTAAGGTATTAGCCTTATAGAATGTAGGTCAACTGATCTAATGATGCACTGATATACTAAGCAGTACTGAACCACCACACTGGCTAGTGGTATATAACAGTAGGCCCAAGGGATCTGTGACTGTCGGCTGCCAAACACTAGGTTTTAAATAATGCCATTGGTAGATTTTTAGGAGCGAGAGGAAAACTGTAACACTGAACGAAATTTCGGTAAATTGGagcagtgcagtggtttgtCCTTGGCAATGTGCGTCTTCTGCTGAAAGAAATTTTCACATCCCCCCTCATCCCTAAAAGATGGAGTCGGCCCGAAATTAGCGCTCtggcaacaaacatttttttaatcatgGCCTGGCCAAATCACTGGAAATGCGGCATGTATCATGCAGCTAACACTAaattttattgtgaaaaaaataatttgacagGAATTTTATGAACTATTTTCATGAACTAgtgcttcacaataacgatGCTCTAGAAGGGTTTACATacccaaatagaagaaaaccttacAAAGATGCTAAAACACACTGTGGCAGTACACTCTAAAACTGGAACTACTTCGGTAAATCGGTGACACCACTTCAGGAATGCCCTCATTGGAATCTGTCCACTTTGCTTCCATACCTAAAAAATTTGGCCAACCGACAACAAACCAAATGACCGACAGACAGGTTGGCTGACTTTAATATAGAACTATATATTAGGTGAATGTTTGACCCTAATATGGCcctgaattaattaattaattaattaattagttgAAAAGCTACGATGAAATTGACAAAATAAGTGTTGTTTTGATAGAGTAATGAGGTCTACAAACTGgtttctgaaacatttataaattGTGACCAGAACAAGCCAAGCCATCAGGCAGTTCATTAGTGTGGAAGTTTTAGGGTCCACCTAATTAGCCTTGGGAAAACTTAGatttacagtacaaaacagAAGAATtttgtatccaccaaaaacagtTTGTTCTTTACAACTGAAATCTATGACAGGAAAAAAGCTAAACTGAAAAGATTTGATTACTATATTGGGGCCGCAGTCAGCTGAAACCTGAAGCTTAATTGAActgtttgtatttattaatttgatttgtgttttaggctgtactcaagaatacttcacttatgcaacggcggccagcattatggtgcttaattgaactgaaaactgatagcaAATCTATGTAAACTAATGCAGACGCCCAGATTTATATTGTAGATGCCTGTATAGGCATAGGCTATGCCAACAGCAATGTGCATGGAGTTGTCATCGCAGATAGGtacttacaatacatgtacctcagggAATACAATGATATCTATCTTGAAGCGAGGAAATTCCAGGTGATATAGCCCAGTCATCCTTGGGTTGGCCAGCATCGGTGTCACCACCTGAGCAGCACTGCCGTACCAGTCGGCTGTctggagatcggctagggcAGCAAATCTATTCGTTGTGGTTGATTTAAAGTAATTATTACATTTCTTAGATGCCCTCCCAGCGATGTACCATTTAAACAGGCTGTAATCTTTATAGTGACAACCAGTAGGAAAATCTGGACACTAGCTCTGCAGTTTAAGATTATTTCTaggcttttttgttgttttgactGATTTTCAAGTATATGCAAAATGTTTTAAGTGCTTGGTATTCCATAAAATTTCcatgttttttggggggttatTTGTGGTAGTTGTTTATCTTTTGTTTACAGCCTCTTCGTGCTTTTGTTTCtaaatgtatgtaattgtaTGTGAATGCctcagatttttttattgataatgATTATTATGTATTCTCCTGTGCAGGTGGTTGTACAGGCATCAGTGGTCATCATGCCAGAAGCTTGGATTGCactgaaacaaaacaggaaTCTGAGAAAATGTGTTCCAAGTGGTGTCACACATCACAAGAGTTTCAACAAACATAATGAGTGTGTGGGTATAGAAGTGAGAGGATGTTGGAAATCCATTGATATAGTAACCAGCCTTGCTGCAGAGGCCTGGATGGCAAGTCAGCCGAGAGGACAgttaaaagagaaaaagagGCAAGAAGGAGAGCTTGACCCAGAACCACTGGCAGATAAACAACAGACAAGACAGAAGAGAAACCCTAAGCTGAACCCAGAGAAAACTGGGATAGAGCTCCCGAGAACTGACCCCTGGGGTAATAGCAGTCACACTGAATATAACTCTCCTCCTGATGGACTAGGAAGAGAGGAGACCAGTGAGCAGAAACACCGTGAGCTGGACCTAGAGATAATTGGGAGAGAAAACACAAGGGCAAACCCCAGGGGCAGTGGAAGTGATATTGACTATAATGCTGCTCCTGCTGAACTAGGGAGAGAGGAGATGACCAGAGAGAAGAGGTGCTCTGTGCTGGATCCAGAGACAACTAAGGGACAACACACAAGGATAGACCCCAGGGATGTGAGAGGTTACGCTCCTCCCCCTGATGGACAGGGAGATAAAGAGTTGACTAGGCAGCAGAGAATCCCTGAGCTTGACCCCCCAAAAAGTGGCAAAGAACACATGAGCACCAGCCACAAGAATGCTGGCAGCCACACCGTCACTAACACTGCATCATTGGACGAATCGTCAGATGAAGCCCTGTCTGGTGAGTCTGATAGTTCAAACGGTGACAAAGAAAGAACTAGTGAGGAACATAAGTACACATGGACAAACCTTAGCGGTGCTGCAAGTGACAGGGGCAGAAATCCCACTGCTAAATCCCAAAAAAGGCTTCCCtcagacaggagaaaaaatcGAACTTTTTCAAAACTGGAAGGCCAAACAGGGATGGTATTCTTTACTGAAAAGTTGATTCTGAAGGTTTATGAAGGAGACATCACATCTTTGTCGGGGGTAGATTGTGTTGTGAATTCCACCGACCAGCATCTCAGACACGGTGGAGGGGCGGCTTTGGCTATCAAGAGGGCAGCTGGACCAGAATTTGAGAAGGAGTGTTCAAATCTTCGCCAGCTGGACCTTGGCAAATGTGTGTCCACGAGAGCTGGAAAGCTGAACTATAAGAAAATACTTCATGTAACGCTGCCAGTGTGGAAGAGCCAGGATGAGAAGAGTTGTATTGCAGCACTGCAAAAATCAGTTGAGGCTGCCCTGCAAAAAGCCGAGAAAGAGGAGATGAAATCTATGGCGTTATTAGGAATTGGAACAGGTGAGTATTTCTCTTGCAGTTTTCATCTTGCCATCAGGTCAGTCAGAGTTCAAGTCAAATTATGaagagttattttattattccaAGTTGAATGTAAACTTCTTCTGTATTTCCAATCTCCTTTTGTAGCCCTAGTTATCTATAAACCAAACTAAAGGTGAAGTTTAGTTTTATTTCCAGTAGGTTGTTTATCAGTGAttgtaaacaaatgtatttaattcaATATGAATCATGATGTTTGGTGGTGTGCTTAATGTCACAGTTcaatcattttatttaacagTTTATGGAATAAAGTACAAACTGAAATAATGTAATACCAGAGCTTGAGAAGATTTCATATTTAACCTAGGATAAACgaacaaaagaaataatttatgcatacagttactATGAAAATCactcaaaaatgatttgtttgtgtcactaaagatgcaagcttcataaatctctgcaaattatttctctacacctcgaAGTTCTCTCATAATGCTTCAGTATATTGGTCACAGAggcgattgaaaaggttgaagaactacgggatataatttttaaaatttcaacacaaTGTAGAGTGTATGGTATCTGGTTTTCCTTTAGCCAGGTGCTAAAAGCATGGATTGTTCCCCATTGGATAAGCCCAGTAATgagtttgatattttatttatctgtaatATATTTAACTCATTTTGCAGGTGTTCAGCGTTTCCCAATAGATAAATGGGTATCAGCAGTAGTAGACATTATTAAGAAGTACAGCAAGACAAAGAAACCTCTTGCAGAAATTCATTTTGTGGACACTAAAACTGATCTCCTTCAACACCTAAAGATAGCTCTTCCACAAGCATTTCCCAGATCCACACAAGGAATGTTGCCACCTCAGGAACATTTATCTCAAAGACCTATGTCAAATGGGACGTCAGCTCAAAGGTTTTCATCCCAGGAGTCATTAGCGGAAGGGAAGCCCACAAAGCAAGGGTCAAGACTTGGAGCAGGAAAAGCGTTGGACTACGGCATGCCTGCTGTCTTTGACATCAGCTCCTCTTGCAAATTAGTTATTGACAACAAAGACATTATAAAATTCAATGGGGATGCAATTGGAGTTACAGATGACAGACACATGTTTGGACTGAGCCCTCTGTCTCGTGCTGTTGCATCAGCAGCTGGAGAGTCCTATATTGGAGAAAAGATGAAGAAGCggtataattacatgtatgtaaaaattgGAGATATCATTGTGACCAAGGCTGGTGATCTACACTGTGAATATATTCTACATGGCATCTGTGACATTCACGACATGGGAAAGCCTGAATTCAGTTCCCTGGTGCGAAGCATGCTGTCAAAGGCCAGTCATCTGAAAGTGAAGAAATTAGCTATCCCTGCCCTCTGCACAGGTAGGTCTCTGTTCTGGCACCTGGTGGCCTTAGTCAGGAAGCTTATATCTCTCCAGCCAGTTTGATTTGAAGGTATTTTGTCGAGATGTTCATGTCTCTCCAGCCAGTTTGATTTAAGGTATTTTGTCAGGATGTTCATGTCTCCAGCCAATTTGATTTGAAGGTATGTTGTCCGGAAACTCATATCTCTCCAGCCAGTTTGATTTAAAGGTATTTTGTCAGGATGTTCATGTCTCTCCAGCCAGTTTGATTTGAACATGCTTTCTCAGGATGTTCAAGTCTCTCCAGCCAGTTTGATTTGAAGGTATTTTGTCAGGATGTTCATGTCTCTTCAGCCAGTGTGATTTGAAGGTGTTTTGTCAAGATGTTCATATctcactagctacatgtagtttgatttgAAGGTGTTTTGTCTGGATGTTCATGTCTCTCCAGCCAGTTTGATTTAAAGGTATTTTGTCAGGATGTTCATGTCTCGCCAGCCAGTTTGATTTGAACATACTTTCTCAGGATGTTCAAGTCTCTCCAGTCAGTTTGATTTGAAGGTATTTAGTTAGTTTTACTTTTTGgcaaaacatgtaaaaacacacaGAGAAATAATAATCTCCTCAGATTCTCTCA encodes the following:
- the LOC135466640 gene encoding uncharacterized protein LOC135466640 produces the protein MATNRGSGKLDDWDGGHLDGNHDGKVRQTSSGRPRADSHGNLHLQSGAGSGRAVDAGDRHCNDMSSSRTRTPSSLYESVPLAEQHSLTGHCFSRSDTSEDTVDTEYSEQGREEIISETEEVFKNKVVVQASVVIMPEAWIALKQNRNLRKCVPSGVTHHKSFNKHNECVGIEVRGCWKSIDIVTSLAAEAWMASQPRGQLKEKKRQEGELDPEPLADKQQTRQKRNPKLNPEKTGIELPRTDPWGNSSHTEYNSPPDGLGREETSEQKHRELDLEIIGRENTRANPRGSGSDIDYNAAPAELGREEMTREKRCSVLDPETTKGQHTRIDPRDVRGYAPPPDGQGDKELTRQQRIPELDPPKSGKEHMSTSHKNAGSHTVTNTASLDESSDEALSGESDSSNGDKERTSEEHKYTWTNLSGAASDRGRNPTAKSQKRLPSDRRKNRTFSKLEGQTGMVFFTEKLILKVYEGDITSLSGVDCVVNSTDQHLRHGGGAALAIKRAAGPEFEKECSNLRQLDLGKCVSTRAGKLNYKKILHVTLPVWKSQDEKSCIAALQKSVEAALQKAEKEEMKSMALLGIGTGVQRFPIDKWVSAVVDIIKKYSKTKKPLAEIHFVDTKTDLLQHLKIALPQAFPRSTQGMLPPQEHLSQRPMSNGTSAQRFSSQESLAEGKPTKQGSRLGAGKALDYGMPAVFDISSSCKLVIDNKDIIKFNGDAIGVTDDRHMFGLSPLSRAVASAAGESYIGEKMKKRYNYMYVKIGDIIVTKAGDLHCEYILHGICDIHDMGKPEFSSLVRSMLSKASHLKVKKLAIPALCTASTRFKVREGCELLVNDICEFVKKNPQCTLTEINMLDIDKQKVEQLCQSISKLESARAVFRAALTTSQTSQLETPSTQGAARIASANMTSPVLSFSLPVTSTCQVTVQKKDLADFDGDAIVTGTRSVSQRRVRSRMRDIVSAIAGETYEKERRCHQPGNVIVTRARGLKCRFILVAIQDSIISKDRGKKEIKSLVNAALAQASADHLRTIAFPAIWEETGSSGFSLGEWLELLVAEICRSVQDQPRCSLEEIYILDTDEDTVQEIFRILTDHWSRKTLREPGRIAQGTHTSAAEVFTLSKNDLDNAARHKQDVVHGNQPYNANQVCYICSSRERNQIHTCECGRQMCIKCKVNLHRCSLDQNGVKATKTIPVTEDMHGEKNQTEALCTICLSTMKRPKVLHCGHMFCKDCIEQCFHKGYKLCPVCKAVCGVVTGNQPKGTMNVSRTSTSCDGYGRCGSLVIDYIIPDGIQEDCHPNPGKYYKGLRRTAYLPDNREGNKVLKDIQQAFNQQLVFTIGRSVTTGREDVVTWNDIHHKTAQRGGPEKFGYPDPGYLRRVQEELQAKGIGGSSHEGSPV